The proteins below are encoded in one region of Pseudomonas putida S13.1.2:
- a CDS encoding acyl-CoA dehydrogenase C-terminal domain-containing protein encodes MTTYTAPLRDMRFVLHDVFNAPALWARLPALAERIDADTADAILEEAAKVTGQLIAPLSRNGDEQGVRFDAGQVTTPDGFREAWQTYREGGWVGLGGNPAFGGMGMPKMLGVLFEEMLYAADCSFSLYSALSAGSCLAIDAHASETLKATYLPPLYEGRWAGTMCLTEPHAGTDLGLIRSRAEPQADGSYRISGSKIFITGGEQDLTENIIHLVLAKLPDAPAGAKGISLFLVPKYLVEADGRLGARNAAHCGSIEHKMGIKASATCVMNFDDAQGYLVGEPNKGLAAMFTMMNYERLSIGIQGIGCAEASYQSAARYANERLQSRAATGPQAQDKAADPIIHHADVRRMLLTMRTLTEGGRAFATYVGQQLDLARYAEDAGEREHAQRLVALLTPVAKAFFTDNGLESCVLGQQVYGGHGYIREWGQEQRVRDVRIAQIYEGTNGIQALDLLGRKVLGDGGQALASFAAEVRAFSVDAPLHREALQASLARLEATSAWLRVRAGEDANLVSAVAVEYLQLFGLTAYAYMWARMAAVALARRDEDEAFHGAKLACAAFFFQRVLPRGLGLEASIRAGSGSLYGLEAAQF; translated from the coding sequence ATGACAACCTATACCGCCCCCCTGCGCGACATGCGCTTCGTCCTGCATGACGTGTTCAATGCCCCGGCCCTTTGGGCCCGCCTGCCCGCCCTGGCCGAACGCATCGACGCCGACACCGCCGACGCCATCCTGGAAGAAGCAGCCAAAGTCACTGGCCAGCTTATCGCCCCGCTCAGCCGTAACGGCGACGAGCAAGGTGTGCGCTTCGACGCCGGCCAGGTCACCACGCCAGACGGTTTTCGCGAAGCCTGGCAAACCTACCGCGAAGGCGGCTGGGTCGGCCTGGGCGGCAACCCGGCATTTGGCGGCATGGGCATGCCGAAAATGCTCGGGGTACTGTTCGAAGAAATGCTCTACGCCGCCGATTGCAGCTTCAGCCTGTATTCGGCGTTGAGCGCCGGTAGCTGCCTGGCAATCGATGCCCACGCCAGCGAGACGCTCAAGGCGACTTACCTGCCGCCACTTTACGAAGGCCGCTGGGCCGGCACCATGTGCCTGACAGAGCCCCACGCCGGCACCGACCTGGGCCTGATCCGCAGCCGGGCCGAACCCCAGGCCGACGGTAGCTATCGCATCAGCGGCAGCAAGATTTTCATCACCGGCGGCGAGCAGGACTTGACCGAGAACATCATCCACCTGGTACTGGCCAAGCTGCCGGATGCGCCCGCCGGCGCCAAAGGCATCTCGCTGTTCCTTGTGCCCAAATACCTGGTCGAGGCCGATGGCCGCCTGGGCGCGCGCAACGCCGCCCACTGCGGCTCGATCGAACACAAGATGGGCATCAAGGCTTCGGCCACCTGCGTGATGAACTTCGATGATGCCCAGGGTTACCTGGTGGGCGAGCCGAACAAGGGCCTGGCGGCGATGTTCACCATGATGAACTACGAGCGCCTGTCCATCGGCATCCAGGGCATCGGTTGTGCCGAAGCGTCCTACCAGAGCGCCGCGCGTTATGCCAACGAGCGCCTGCAAAGCCGTGCCGCCACCGGCCCTCAGGCGCAGGACAAGGCTGCCGACCCGATCATCCACCACGCCGATGTACGGCGCATGTTGTTGACCATGCGCACCCTCACCGAAGGTGGCCGGGCGTTTGCGACCTACGTCGGCCAGCAACTGGACCTGGCGCGTTACGCCGAAGACGCCGGTGAACGTGAGCACGCCCAGCGCCTGGTGGCGCTGTTGACGCCCGTGGCCAAGGCCTTCTTTACCGACAACGGCCTGGAAAGCTGCGTACTCGGCCAACAGGTATATGGTGGTCATGGCTACATCCGCGAATGGGGGCAGGAGCAGCGGGTGCGTGATGTGCGCATCGCACAGATCTATGAAGGTACCAACGGTATCCAGGCGCTCGACCTGCTGGGCCGCAAGGTGCTGGGCGACGGCGGCCAGGCGCTGGCCAGCTTTGCCGCCGAAGTACGTGCCTTCAGCGTTGATGCACCGCTGCACCGTGAGGCCTTGCAAGCGAGCCTGGCGCGGCTGGAGGCCACCAGCGCCTGGCTGCGTGTACGGGCAGGCGAGGATGCAAACCTGGTCAGTGCGGTAGCGGTGGAATACCTGCAACTGTTCGGGCTGACGGCGTATGCCTACATGTGGGCGCGGATGGCGGCGGTGGCCTTGGCCAGGCGTG